From Parasphaerochaeta coccoides DSM 17374, a single genomic window includes:
- a CDS encoding Mur ligase family protein, with protein sequence MRVLIFGFGVHGGGYAAAEYFLSRGHDVCITDLRSREELGYELETLASKGSRLVLGEHRPDDVAWADLVVKNPAVPASHPLLLKAKNIMNDMAWLLSNPKIDEVKIIAITGTKGKTTTASAIAHVLESMGKETQLCGNMGISGFTVADDWERRQAKAAHLPSYLVCEFSSWQIHDWFVAMAHHKIPRFTTAVLTSFFPDHLNRYTGLESYRKDKMHLFGPHCDIMLVPETIRKTFMREVSVPAKNVKSIEKLSATAQGTIPTSLHAAFATCRAMGFPPSLILEALKNFKGVPHRQEYVCTVASVMFINDSAATIPEAVVFSCSSFASLPIHLVCGGTDKNLEAHSLAEPFRQAASITLLDGSFTREKIIPLLREMNLEFSGPFQTMHEAVTVAWEKTVDRLGHTRNQVVMLSPGAASFELFKHEFDRGDQFCREVQELRKKEITSENEQSSDRPSTH encoded by the coding sequence ATGCGTGTACTCATTTTCGGTTTTGGCGTTCATGGCGGCGGTTATGCCGCTGCTGAATACTTTCTCTCTCGCGGGCATGATGTCTGCATCACAGACCTGCGCTCCCGCGAAGAACTAGGCTACGAGCTCGAAACCCTTGCAAGCAAAGGCTCCCGTCTAGTCTTGGGTGAACATCGCCCCGATGATGTCGCATGGGCGGATCTCGTGGTGAAGAACCCCGCCGTCCCCGCCAGTCACCCGCTGCTGCTCAAGGCAAAGAACATCATGAACGATATGGCATGGTTGCTGTCCAACCCGAAAATTGATGAAGTGAAAATCATCGCCATCACCGGGACAAAAGGCAAGACGACTACAGCAAGCGCCATCGCCCATGTTTTGGAAAGCATGGGAAAAGAAACCCAATTGTGCGGCAACATGGGGATCAGTGGTTTTACCGTCGCGGATGACTGGGAAAGACGTCAAGCCAAGGCAGCCCATCTTCCTTCTTACCTTGTATGTGAATTTTCATCTTGGCAAATCCATGACTGGTTTGTGGCAATGGCTCACCATAAGATTCCCCGCTTCACCACGGCTGTCCTTACCAGTTTTTTTCCTGATCACCTGAATCGCTATACAGGACTAGAGAGTTATCGCAAAGATAAGATGCATCTTTTCGGGCCACACTGTGACATCATGCTTGTCCCGGAAACCATCAGGAAGACTTTCATGCGGGAAGTGAGCGTACCCGCCAAGAACGTAAAAAGCATCGAGAAACTGTCTGCGACCGCCCAAGGGACAATCCCGACATCTCTGCACGCAGCTTTCGCCACATGCCGTGCCATGGGTTTCCCTCCCTCCCTTATTCTGGAAGCTCTCAAGAATTTCAAGGGAGTACCACACAGGCAGGAATATGTCTGTACGGTCGCCTCGGTCATGTTCATCAATGACTCCGCGGCAACTATCCCAGAAGCCGTCGTCTTCAGTTGCTCGTCCTTCGCTTCCCTGCCCATACATCTTGTCTGCGGGGGCACGGACAAGAATCTGGAAGCTCATTCCCTGGCAGAACCCTTCCGACAAGCCGCAAGCATCACACTCCTCGACGGTTCCTTCACCCGTGAGAAAATCATTCCACTTCTCAGGGAAATGAATCTAGAGTTTTCAGGACCTTTCCAGACCATGCATGAAGCGGTTACGGTCGCATGGGAAAAAACCGTTGACCGACTTGGCCATACCAGGAACCAAGTCGTCATGCTCTCTCCCGGTGCGGCATCTTTTGAGCTTTTCAAGCATGAATTTGACAGGGGTGACCAGTTTTGCAGGGAAGTCCAGGAACTCAGGAAAAAAGAAATCACATCAGAAAATGAACAGAGTTCAGACCGTCCCTCTACGCACTGA
- a CDS encoding lipid II:glycine glycyltransferase FemX: MTGVDMEVLSQAILSLLPHGVFVLRYDLPWGTPGLQEDFRISRLRSCKESVQPVATVRISLHKGMSAVYQGFRQRCRRNLKKAVDNGITIRHWEKNATVLSQWYELYLGTARRDGFSPRPLPYIKDVLEVEESDGQADLYVAYDANGDLAGGIIVLFGRQEAVYLHGSSRRDVFSMGASWLLQVHAMEKACEVGCKVYDLHGISASHDGRGHLGRLDLFKTSFGGEIIDRPASLDFIRGRLRRRAYVMLENLRYSVRRGTV; this comes from the coding sequence ATGACCGGCGTGGACATGGAGGTTCTTTCTCAGGCTATTCTTTCCCTTTTGCCGCATGGGGTGTTCGTCCTGAGGTATGATTTGCCGTGGGGAACGCCGGGACTACAGGAAGATTTTCGTATTTCACGCCTGCGTTCCTGTAAGGAAAGTGTCCAGCCGGTAGCTACCGTCAGGATCAGTCTTCATAAAGGAATGTCAGCGGTTTATCAGGGATTCCGGCAGCGATGCCGGCGAAATCTAAAAAAAGCCGTGGACAATGGCATTACTATTCGGCATTGGGAGAAAAACGCAACCGTTCTCTCACAGTGGTATGAGTTATACCTGGGGACGGCAAGGCGTGATGGATTCTCCCCCCGACCGCTGCCGTATATCAAGGATGTCCTTGAAGTCGAAGAAAGTGATGGACAGGCCGATCTTTACGTAGCGTATGACGCAAACGGGGATTTGGCGGGAGGCATCATCGTACTGTTCGGAAGGCAGGAGGCGGTGTATCTCCATGGTTCGTCGCGCCGGGATGTTTTCTCCATGGGGGCTTCTTGGCTGCTTCAGGTTCATGCCATGGAGAAAGCCTGTGAGGTTGGATGCAAAGTGTATGATCTCCATGGCATTTCCGCCTCCCATGATGGTAGAGGGCATCTTGGCCGTCTTGATTTATTTAAGACATCCTTTGGTGGTGAGATTATTGATCGACCGGCCTCTCTTGACTTTATTCGGGGACGGTTGAGACGCAGGGCATATGTCATGCTGGAAAACTTGCGTTACTCAGTGCGTAGAGGGACGGTCTGA
- the rpsF gene encoding 30S ribosomal protein S6 has protein sequence MRDYEFTVIFDANEEKTTAGLELVTQAFAEKGVIITKQDDMGVRTLAYLIKKQDKGHYVYFELQADPADIKGYEKQFLLAPQILKFLFVKKEIHAPKKKD, from the coding sequence ATGAGAGATTATGAGTTCACCGTCATCTTCGATGCGAACGAAGAAAAGACGACGGCTGGCCTGGAGCTTGTTACCCAGGCTTTCGCAGAAAAAGGTGTAATCATCACCAAACAGGATGACATGGGGGTCAGAACCCTCGCATACCTAATCAAGAAGCAGGACAAAGGTCATTATGTCTATTTTGAGCTTCAAGCTGATCCTGCCGATATCAAGGGATATGAGAAGCAGTTCCTGCTTGCTCCCCAGATTCTCAAGTTTCTTTTTGTGAAAAAAGAAATACATGCCCCGAAAAAGAAAGATTGA
- the dnaB gene encoding replicative DNA helicase, with protein sequence MASPVSMNVLPHNEDAEKAVLGAVLLNDQLLAEIDFLHADDFYRTGHQELFAAIQEFHQENGSLRVDIITIGEYLSRKNKLSNVGGYAYLSSITSDVPTTTNITYYARIVRDMALRRRLLDVSSRLRTDAFDEAQDIQKLLDEGETRINALNSEGAAGAEYQVMSRLIADTFGRIQKRMDSNDDEGIMSGFHRLDAMTGGFQPSDFIVIGARPSVGKTALALSMVRYMAVHNNIRVGFFSLEMSAIAITERLLSAESKIDFKRFRSAKLLKKNDLAAISEAADKLYEKKICIQDTPNMKLFDLRAQARRMKRKEGAQIIFVDYIGLINPDMDSRIPRHEQIAGVSRAMKSLARELEIPIVCLSQVGRDSAEKEPTLASLRESGSIEQDADVVLLLHRPSLDKKTGAKEEGAPMNLPPPEIQNIKIILAKQRNGEIGDFELGFHGRYVSFVNLETRM encoded by the coding sequence ATGGCGTCTCCAGTATCTATGAATGTACTGCCCCATAATGAAGATGCTGAAAAAGCGGTTCTTGGGGCTGTACTTCTCAATGACCAGCTCCTTGCTGAAATAGATTTTCTCCATGCGGATGATTTCTACAGGACTGGTCATCAAGAACTTTTCGCCGCGATTCAGGAGTTCCATCAGGAAAACGGATCGTTGCGTGTTGACATCATCACAATCGGCGAGTATTTGTCAAGGAAGAACAAGCTGTCCAATGTGGGTGGCTATGCCTACCTCTCATCCATTACATCTGATGTCCCTACCACGACAAACATAACGTATTATGCCCGCATTGTCCGTGACATGGCACTGCGCAGGCGTCTTCTTGATGTGTCATCCCGTCTCCGTACCGACGCTTTTGACGAAGCACAGGACATACAGAAGCTCCTTGATGAGGGAGAAACCCGTATCAATGCCTTGAATTCAGAAGGAGCCGCTGGTGCCGAATATCAGGTGATGAGCCGTCTTATTGCAGACACCTTTGGTCGTATCCAAAAAAGGATGGATTCCAATGATGATGAAGGCATCATGAGTGGATTCCATCGGCTTGATGCAATGACCGGCGGTTTCCAGCCATCTGACTTCATAGTAATCGGCGCTCGACCGTCTGTCGGAAAAACAGCTCTGGCTTTGTCCATGGTACGCTACATGGCAGTTCACAACAACATCCGTGTTGGTTTTTTCTCTCTTGAAATGAGTGCGATTGCCATTACGGAACGCTTGCTTTCCGCTGAAAGTAAAATTGATTTCAAGCGTTTCCGTTCTGCAAAGCTGCTCAAGAAGAATGATCTGGCGGCAATTTCCGAAGCTGCCGATAAATTGTATGAAAAGAAAATCTGCATTCAGGATACGCCCAACATGAAGCTGTTCGACCTGCGTGCCCAAGCGCGGAGAATGAAACGTAAGGAAGGCGCACAGATTATCTTCGTAGACTATATTGGTCTTATTAATCCTGACATGGATTCACGTATCCCACGTCATGAACAGATTGCTGGGGTATCACGCGCCATGAAGTCACTTGCGCGTGAGCTGGAGATCCCCATAGTCTGTCTTTCCCAGGTCGGGCGTGACAGTGCTGAGAAAGAACCCACGTTGGCAAGTCTTCGGGAAAGCGGCTCCATCGAACAAGATGCGGACGTCGTCCTGCTTCTTCACAGGCCATCTCTGGACAAAAAAACTGGCGCGAAAGAAGAAGGGGCTCCCATGAATCTTCCTCCCCCTGAAATACAGAACATCAAGATCATCCTTGCAAAGCAGAGGAATGGTGAGATAGGGGATTTCGAGCTAGGCTTCCACGGGCGGTATGTTTCCTTTGTTAATCTGGAAACACGCATGTGA
- the ssb gene encoding single-stranded DNA-binding protein produces the protein MANDLNVVALVGRLTRESELRYANSGSAVCRFSIAVNRRKKTGETWEDEASYFDCVLFGKSAENLHQYLDKGRQVSIVGELRQNRWEQEGQSRSKVEVFVTNLQLLGSSSGNADSRSSDRGRQQGGFNPSEQGQPSRRPAQSQAPADDFLGPEQFDDDIPF, from the coding sequence ATGGCGAATGACTTGAACGTCGTTGCACTGGTCGGTCGTCTCACCCGTGAAAGTGAACTCCGGTATGCAAATTCCGGATCCGCTGTCTGCCGTTTTTCCATTGCGGTCAACCGCAGGAAGAAAACAGGAGAGACATGGGAAGATGAAGCCAGCTATTTTGACTGTGTCCTGTTCGGAAAATCAGCGGAGAATCTTCATCAGTACCTTGACAAAGGCCGACAGGTCTCTATTGTCGGAGAACTGCGTCAAAACCGTTGGGAACAGGAAGGGCAGAGCCGCAGCAAGGTCGAGGTATTCGTTACGAACCTTCAGCTGCTGGGATCATCTTCCGGAAATGCTGACTCGCGTTCTTCGGATCGTGGCCGCCAGCAGGGAGGATTCAACCCCTCCGAGCAAGGGCAGCCGTCCCGCCGTCCGGCTCAGTCGCAGGCTCCCGCGGATGATTTCCTGGGGCCTGAACAGTTTGATGATGACATCCCGTTTTGA
- the rpsR gene encoding 30S ribosomal protein S18: MREDDDRMENDGRSAGGRDRRSPRRPGGFRKKVCKFTQMNVTPDYKNPDLLRRFITERGKILPRRITGTCAKNQRALTLAVKRARVLAYLPFEKK, encoded by the coding sequence ATGCGTGAAGATGACGATAGAATGGAAAATGATGGCCGTTCCGCTGGGGGCAGGGATCGACGTTCCCCCCGCCGTCCCGGTGGTTTCAGGAAGAAAGTGTGCAAGTTCACTCAGATGAACGTGACCCCTGACTACAAGAATCCTGATTTGCTCCGGCGTTTCATTACGGAACGCGGTAAGATTCTGCCCCGCCGTATTACAGGTACATGCGCCAAGAACCAGCGTGCCTTGACATTGGCGGTAAAGAGAGCGCGTGTACTGGCCTACCTGCCGTTCGAGAAGAAATAA
- the rplI gene encoding 50S ribosomal protein L9, with translation MKIILNQDVPNLGEEGDVRVVKDGYARNYLIPTGAAVLFNRANEALFADRAAAIEKRKVQKRYAARTLKERIDSLTLTVVVAAGESGKLFGSVTSSMVQDLLAKEGIEIERKKLEVPTHAIKTVGTYSIAAHLYESENAQFSLVVESDIEVKKREAAARQAEEDKARVAAAEAKKAAKIAADEAAVKAAEADKEVVETEEAVDAAADEATGSEAEETTVDEE, from the coding sequence ATGAAAATCATTCTTAATCAGGACGTTCCGAATTTGGGCGAAGAAGGAGATGTCCGTGTCGTCAAGGACGGATATGCCCGTAACTACCTGATTCCGACCGGGGCGGCCGTTCTTTTCAATCGTGCCAATGAAGCATTGTTTGCTGATCGTGCTGCCGCGATTGAAAAGCGCAAGGTACAGAAAAGATACGCCGCGCGGACATTGAAGGAGCGTATCGACTCCCTGACACTGACGGTGGTTGTTGCGGCAGGTGAGAGCGGGAAGCTCTTTGGTTCCGTTACATCTTCCATGGTACAGGACCTTTTGGCCAAGGAAGGCATAGAAATCGAGAGAAAGAAACTTGAGGTTCCTACGCACGCCATCAAGACTGTCGGCACCTATTCGATTGCGGCGCATCTTTATGAATCTGAAAACGCGCAATTCTCCCTCGTTGTCGAGAGCGACATCGAAGTGAAGAAGCGTGAAGCCGCTGCGCGTCAGGCAGAGGAAGATAAGGCGAGAGTAGCTGCGGCGGAAGCAAAGAAAGCAGCCAAAATTGCTGCTGATGAAGCTGCTGTCAAGGCGGCGGAAGCTGATAAAGAAGTTGTCGAGACGGAAGAAGCTGTTGATGCCGCTGCTGATGAAGCTACTGGCAGTGAAGCAGAGGAAACAACTGTTGACGAGGAGTAA